The following is a genomic window from Marinobacter sp. NP-4(2019).
GCTGGGGCGACCGGTCCAGCGCAGGATGGTCATTTCCGCTTCGTGTTCCGCACTGTAGGGCACCGAACCGTCGACCACGTAGATGATACCGGCGCCCTCGACCAGTGGTGTCAGCAGTTCGCACTCGTCCGTGAAGCGGGGGTCGTCCCGGTGTTGGGTTACGAAAGCGGCGACGGTTTCAGCCCGGTCCGAGGCGGACATGCTATGGGCGTCCAGCCATTCCAGGACCCGCCGAGGACGCTGGAACCCCGGGGTATCCACCAGCGTGTAGAGGGTTCTGCCGTCCACGGTTAACGGATAGGCCTGACGCTGGCGGGTGGTGCCTGGCTCCAGGGCAATGGCGATGGCGTCGTTCTGGGACAGGGTCGCCACCACGCTGGACTTGCCTTTGTTGGGGTGGCCGACCACCGCAAAAACCGGGGCGTTATCCATGGCTACTGCTCCCTCTGGTGATACGGATTCTGCGGTAACAACGGTGGAAGGCTGACGCAGGCGAAGTCGGTGCCCAATCGTTCGGTGAATCGTAGCCATTGCTGTAACTGGTGCGCGGGCGGCTCGTCCAGCCCGGAGGTGGTCAGCGGAACCACCGCCACATGGCTGGCGCGGGGCCATTGTTCGCGGGCGTGCTGGAGAAAGTCCTGCAGCTCGCCGGTGGGCGGCTCCCAGCCGCGGGTAACCACGATGACAGCGGGCCGGGTGATATGCGCAAGGTGATCGGCGGCTTTCGCCAGGGTGATCGTGTCATCCTGGAGCGAGGCCCGGCCACCGGCCCGGAGCACCAGGGTGTCGGGTCCATTGAGGGCATCCGGAAGCTCCGGTTCTCCGGCGCCGGCCCAGCAGATAACGGTGTCACTTTCGGGGAGCGGCTTCAGCTGACTGTTTGTTGAGGTGTCCGGCTGATGCTCGGCATCGTTATGGGCGTTGCCGGTTTCCAGTGCCGGTGTTTCCATCCGGTACTGCCATGCGGTCAGCCCGGGGTGCCGTTTAAGCAGCCGGCTGGCCCTGAATCGCAGGTGGCCATCGGCGATGATCGCCAGTACCAGTCGCGGCAGCAGGACATAGAATGCCCACACCATGGCGACGAACGGCCACCAGTCACCCAGTCGTGCCGGATTGAGGGTGATAGCGCCTGCCTGGGCACGGAA
Proteins encoded in this region:
- a CDS encoding DUF2868 domain-containing protein; this translates as MTDTAIRLLLEFDDQVRRDREQPPTFLHRRDRKYAMDCHKRGITPSPRHWLAHLARLSGQAGKSSADAALGTWRHIMMGFILAGSAFGVVTMLGLLFYEGGQRINVTVILAVAFLQLLLAGVTTLQAFAGWQPWRPLLTRFSDQRSNAVLRKLQPQLMARAAHVGGLAFGTCGLLTLLVMVVVQDLAFGWSTTLNTDSHRFLGLVQAISAPWHWLWPTAVPDASLVETTRFFRAQAGAITLNPARLGDWWPFVAMVWAFYVLLPRLVLAIIADGHLRFRASRLLKRHPGLTAWQYRMETPALETGNAHNDAEHQPDTSTNSQLKPLPESDTVICWAGAGEPELPDALNGPDTLVLRAGGRASLQDDTITLAKAADHLAHITRPAVIVVTRGWEPPTGELQDFLQHAREQWPRASHVAVVPLTTSGLDEPPAHQLQQWLRFTERLGTDFACVSLPPLLPQNPYHQREQ